In one Amaranthus tricolor cultivar Red isolate AtriRed21 chromosome 8, ASM2621246v1, whole genome shotgun sequence genomic region, the following are encoded:
- the LOC130821155 gene encoding uncharacterized protein LOC130821155, producing the protein MSIAVPIEPDMGDSSDELEPLFDYRRVQPVNFVDLEDSDSDSDSKRRRISKSANNKQDAINGEGKSVEVIDCDDIDEKENWLPPPPPPPPNNVAPSSKLHDEATIKELRRKKLELATLVQSLQAAEEAANVPFSPSFTEGTKETSEPASDRTKIVISIQDKNVTKQYRIFADERFEQLFKKYARKANIDVHKLVFSFDGEKVDPASTPKDLDMEDDDLIEVHVKAT; encoded by the exons ATGTCCATCGCCGTACCAATTGAGCCAGATATG GGCGATTCATCGGATGAACTTGAACCGTTGTTTGACTACCGTCGAGTGCAGCCCGTTAATTTTGTCGACCTTGAAGATTCTGATTCTGATTCTGATTCTAAGCGAAGAAGAATTTCTAAATCTGCG AATAACAAGCAAGATGCCATTAATGGAGAAGGAAAATCAGTGGAAGTGATTGATTGTGATGATATTGATGAGAAAGAGAATTGGTTGCCTCCTCCTCCCCCTCCTCCTCCTAACAATGTAGCTCCTTCATCAAAGCTACACGATGAAGCCACTATTAAGGAATTGAG GCGTAAAAAGCTGGAATTGGCAACATTGGTCCAGTCATTACAAGCTGCAGAAGAAGCTGCAAATGTACCATTCTCACCCTCTTTTACGGAGGGCACTAAGGAAACATCAGAACCTGCATCTGATCGGACAAAGATAGTCATATCTATCCAAGACAAGAATGTAACTAAACAGTATCGCATATTTGCA GATGAAAGATTTGAGCAGCTGTTCAAGAAGTATGCACGTAAGGCGAATATTGATGTACATAAGCTAGTATTTTCTTTTGACGGTGAAAAAGTTGATCCAGCATCAACGCCAAAAGACCTTGACATGGAAGACGACGATCTTATTGAAGTACATGTGAAGGCGACCTAA